The following are encoded together in the Numida meleagris isolate 19003 breed g44 Domestic line chromosome 19, NumMel1.0, whole genome shotgun sequence genome:
- the ASIP gene encoding agouti-signaling protein, with protein sequence MTVGFFLPRMESKNLFLSLLLCYSLLRAASSHLIIEEKTECNLSKNNKMNLPDLPPISIVDLTKRSQKVSRKEAENKKSSKKNAELKTPPKPRPTPAADCVPNFKTCKPHLNSCCNYCALCKCRIFQTICQCLLLNPKC encoded by the exons ATGACAGTGGGATTTTTTCTCCCCAGGATGGAAAGTAAGAACCTCTTCCTAAGCCTGTTGCTCTGCTACAGTTTGCTCAGAGCTGCCAGTTCTCACCTGATAATCGAGGAGAAGACAGAATGCAACCTGtcaaagaacaacaaaatgaaCCTCCCAGATCTCCCACCCATCTCCATCGTAG attTAACTAAAAGATCCCAGAAAGTCAGCAGGAAAGAGGCAGAGAATAAGAAATCTTCCAAG AAAAATGCTGAACTGAAGACGCCTCCGAAACCAAGGCCCACACCTGCAGCTGACTGCGTGCCAAACTTCAAAACCTGCAAACCACACTTGAATTCATGTTGTAACTATTGTGCCTTGTGCAAATGCCGAATTTTTCAGACGATCTGCCAGTGTCTATTGTTAAACCCGAAGTGCTAA